One Clostridiaceae bacterium genomic region harbors:
- the cas4 gene encoding CRISPR-associated protein Cas4 — translation MPMEVNGTLMWYYSICKREVWLISRNITPDERDTNIDIGRFISETTYGRNKKEIEFGNVKFDVLLQAKNELVIGETKKSSKFQEASAMQLLYYLRILKKAGINARGVLLYPEEKKRVEVELTEEKIQMLDKMEREIASIIKCDTSPPVIKNRYCKTCGYREYCYA, via the coding sequence ATGCCTATGGAAGTTAATGGAACTTTGATGTGGTACTACTCAATTTGCAAAAGAGAAGTATGGTTAATAAGCAGAAATATTACTCCTGACGAAAGAGATACAAATATCGATATTGGAAGATTTATTAGTGAAACAACTTATGGAAGGAATAAGAAAGAAATAGAATTTGGGAATGTAAAGTTTGATGTATTATTACAAGCAAAAAACGAACTGGTAATTGGTGAGACAAAAAAAAGTTCCAAGTTTCAGGAGGCTTCTGCTATGCAGCTTTTATATTACCTCAGGATATTGAAAAAAGCAGGTATTAATGCTAGGGGCGTTTTACTTTATCCAGAGGAGAAAAAAAGAGTTGAAGTAGAATTAACAGAAGAAAAAATACAGATGCTTGATAAGATGGAAAGAGAAATTGCTTCGATTATTAAGTGTGATACATCTCCTCCGGTAATTAAAAACAGATACTGCAAAACCTGCGGATATAGAGAATATTGCTATGCTTAA